One Cryptomeria japonica chromosome 9, Sugi_1.0, whole genome shotgun sequence genomic window carries:
- the LOC131040506 gene encoding histone-lysine N-methyltransferase ASHH3, whose translation MSMTDEKNPPKLLQSPIQIPNSVNKIKKPNPYTHIKRNVYLVKKRKRSTENLDNGMQCSCKICDKDCLCAMLNSICSSTCRCAKSCSNKPLHQRLVKRLRLSQTEKCGWGVKAGEDIKAGEFVIEYVGEVIDHKICRERVMKLEENGETNFYLCEIGGGLVVDATFKGNKSRFINHSCNPNCVLQKWEDDGETTTGLFAKSDIRKGEFITYDYQFIQFGMDQPCYCGATDCRGFLGAKPKPNSHARSQKIDGIVPKCIGLRVRVWWPLDQEFYSGTIVGYDTDSDKHRIVYDDGDSESLVMLNETWEFDRKEMATSLVSDNLHCEENPED comes from the coding sequence ATGTCAATGACTGATGAGAAAAATCCTCCAAAACTTCTACAGTCGCCCATTCAAATTCCCAACTCTGTTAACAAGATCAAGAAGCCAAACCCATATACACATATCAAGCGAAATGTGTatttggtcaagaaaagaaagcGTAGTACAGAAAATCTTGATAATGGAATGCAGTGCTCCTGTAAAATCTGTGACAAAGACTGTCTTTGTGCCATGCTAAACTCCATCTGTTCTTCAACATGCAGGTGTGCAAAATCATGCTCAAACAAACCGCTTCATCAACGGCTAGTTAAAAGACTGAGACTCTCGCAGACAGAGAAATGTGGGTGGGGAGTAAAAGCAGGCGAAGATATTAAGGCAGGAGAATTCGTGATAGAATATGTTGGGGAAGTCATAGATCACAAAATCTGCAGAGAAAGAGTGATGAAATTGGAAGAAAATGGGGAGACAAATTTTTATCTGTGTGAGATTGGTGGTGGATTGGTGGTTGATGCAACTTTCAAAGGAAACAAGTCAAGGTTTATCAATCATAGCTGTAACCCTAATTGTGTGCTTCAAAAATGGGAAGATGATGGTGAAACGACAACTGGGTTGTTTGCTAAGAGTGATATAAGAAAGGGGGAGTTTATTACGTATGATTATCAGTTTATCCAGTTTGGCATGGACCAACCATGTTATTGTGGTGCAACTGATTGCAGGGGCTTTCTTGGTGCAAAACCTAAACCTAATTCACATGCACGTAGTCAAAAGATTGATGGGATTGTACCCAAATGTATTGGATTGCGTGTTCGTGTATGGTGGCCTCTTGATCAAGAGTTTTACAGTGGAACTATTGTGGGTTATGATACAGATTCTGATAAGCACCGTATTGTTTATGATGATGGTGATTCTGAGTCCCTTGTTATGTTAAATGAGACATGGGAATTTGATAGAAAGGAAATGGCCACATCGCTTGTCTCTGATAACCTACACTGTGAAGAAAACCCAGAAGATTAA